From a region of the Streptomyces asoensis genome:
- a CDS encoding type I polyketide synthase — protein MAENEEKLLEYLKRVTGDLRQTQRRLREAEAAHSEPVAIVGMACRYPGGVDSPEDLWELVARGGDAVTGFPTDRGWDVEGQYDPDPARSGKNYVRAGGFLHGVTDFDAGFFGISPREALAMDPQQRLLLEGAWELFERSGIDPTSLKGSPTGTFIGFSSADYGWELPRIPESVEGYYATGNFASVMSGRIAYTFGLEGLAVTVDAACSSSLVALHLAAQALRSGECSLAVAGGVTVMSTAVGYAEFSRQRALSPDGRCRAFSASADGFGPAEGLGLLLVERLRDARRNGHQVLAVVRGSAVNQDGASNGLTAPNGPAQERVIRAALRNARVSPDEVDAVEAHGTGTPLGDPIEAHALLSTYGERRPKERPLWLGSVKSNIGHTSAAAGVAGVIKMVQAMRHGVLPKTLHADEPTPHVDWSPGTVRLLSEPRPWPDTGDRPRRAGVSAFGISGTNTHVVLEQAPAANPTATEPAPAPRPLSGLTAATVPWPLSARSAPALRDQAELLSAHLSENPGTPLDGVGRTLATARAALEHRAVLLAADRDEALAALAAVSGGHPDARVVHGVTLTDGTEQELAGRVVFVFPGQGSQWLGMGAGLWESSPVFRERLQECDAALSVLVDWSVTDVVRGVPDAASLDDVVVVQASLWAVMVSLAAVWRSVGVEPGAVIGHSQGEIAAAVVAGGLSVEDGARVVVLRARAIARSLSGHGGMVSVATGADRVRELIAGWGERISIASVNGPSSTVVSGEPVALDELMAACESEGIRARRIAVDYASHSPQVESIREQVTDALADVEPRTAHVPFYSTVTGSVIDTSGLDAGYWVTNLRQEVRFDVTVRELLADGFGYFVECSPHPVLTVGMQETFDDVADVQAVALGTLRRDEGGPERFLTSLAEGYVRGLSVDWNAVFAGTGDDEPLLDLPTYAFQRRRYWLDGGAASVTDPAGLGLGDSGHPLLGATVGVADDERLLLTGLLSRRAQPWLADHAVHGRALVGGATVAELALAAAVQAGADRVETLVVEAGLPLPEGGGVQVQLSVGAPDGEGRRDLALYARPGDALPDTPWTRHARGTVAASPSTAPAGEPAGVWPPEDAVPVGTGEVYERLASAGYGYGPAFQGLRALWRRGGDLFAEVALTEEQARGAGAFGLHPALLDAALHPVLLDHLDGADPAVLLPAEWHGLALHAVGATLLRVRIRPAGPGAVSLFLADAAGAPVASVAEVRLRGHSPEELAGAPGALRDALFRLEWAPFDRPLSAAAPVGGWTVVGPDELGIGSDAERDAEPGLALASFAAFPAADPAAALAPRVHEAAAEALGLVQKWLVDQRSESVPLVLVTSEAVAAAPGDRITDLVHAPLWGLVRSAQAEYPPGRFLLVDVDDHEGSRTALAAAAAAALEAGEPQLAVRNGTVLVPRLVRAGTVEGAAAPFPESGTVLITGGTGTSGALVARHLVAAHGARHLLLVSRRGPDAPGAGALAEELRGLGADTVDVVACDAADRDALADVVDSVPGNRPLTAVVHAAGVLDDALTASLTAPQMGRVLRPKADAALVLHELTRDRELSAFVLFSSAAGTLGNAGQANLAAANAFLDALAARRRALGLPAVSLAWGPWALGEDDGRAAGGGVRPFSPEEGLGLLDAALADGAALTVPVRLDLPALEAAAASGTLPAPLRRLVRVPARRAAAAGPGTAAGTGLARGLAVVPEAERRRILLDLVRTEVAAVLRHATVDDVEADRAFKELGFDSLTAVELRNRLGAATGLRLPPTLVFTYPTPAALVRFLLDEIAPGTGEDSATPVLADLERLDASLSGLAADAVTRDRITRRLEALLWKWSGEPDGEEGVLDRGDLDAASDDEMFALIDQELGGAG, from the coding sequence ATGGCAGAGAACGAAGAGAAACTGCTCGAGTATCTGAAGCGGGTGACGGGCGACCTCCGCCAGACGCAGCGCCGCCTGCGCGAGGCCGAGGCGGCGCACAGCGAACCTGTCGCCATCGTCGGGATGGCCTGCCGCTACCCGGGCGGGGTCGACTCCCCGGAGGACCTGTGGGAGCTCGTCGCCCGCGGCGGCGACGCCGTCACCGGTTTCCCCACCGACCGGGGGTGGGACGTCGAGGGCCAGTACGACCCCGACCCCGCCCGCAGCGGGAAGAACTACGTCCGCGCCGGCGGCTTCCTGCACGGCGTCACCGACTTCGACGCCGGGTTCTTCGGCATCTCCCCCCGGGAGGCCCTGGCCATGGACCCCCAGCAGCGGCTGCTGCTGGAAGGCGCGTGGGAGCTGTTCGAACGCTCCGGCATCGACCCCACATCGCTCAAGGGCAGCCCCACCGGCACCTTCATCGGCTTCAGCTCGGCGGACTACGGCTGGGAGCTGCCCAGGATCCCCGAGTCCGTCGAGGGCTACTACGCCACCGGCAACTTCGCCAGCGTCATGTCCGGGCGGATCGCCTACACCTTCGGCCTCGAAGGACTCGCGGTCACCGTGGACGCGGCCTGCTCCTCCTCTCTGGTCGCCTTGCACCTGGCCGCCCAGGCGCTGCGCTCGGGCGAGTGCTCCCTGGCCGTCGCCGGTGGCGTCACCGTGATGTCCACCGCGGTCGGGTACGCCGAGTTCAGCCGGCAGCGCGCACTGTCCCCCGACGGAAGGTGCCGCGCGTTCTCCGCCTCCGCCGACGGCTTCGGCCCGGCCGAAGGGCTGGGCCTGCTGCTCGTGGAGCGGCTCCGCGACGCCCGTCGCAACGGTCACCAGGTCCTCGCCGTGGTCCGGGGCTCGGCCGTCAACCAGGACGGCGCCAGCAACGGCCTCACCGCACCCAACGGCCCCGCCCAGGAGCGCGTGATCCGCGCCGCCCTGCGCAACGCCCGCGTGTCCCCCGACGAGGTGGACGCGGTCGAGGCGCACGGCACCGGCACCCCGCTCGGCGACCCCATCGAAGCCCACGCCCTCCTGTCCACCTACGGCGAACGCCGCCCCAAGGAGCGCCCGTTGTGGCTGGGCTCCGTCAAGTCCAACATCGGCCACACCTCGGCCGCGGCCGGGGTCGCGGGCGTCATCAAGATGGTGCAGGCCATGCGGCACGGCGTCCTGCCCAAGACGCTGCACGCCGACGAGCCCACACCCCACGTCGACTGGTCCCCCGGCACCGTGCGCCTGCTCAGCGAACCCCGGCCGTGGCCCGACACCGGTGACCGCCCGCGCCGGGCCGGCGTGTCCGCGTTCGGCATCAGCGGCACCAACACCCACGTCGTCCTCGAACAGGCCCCGGCCGCGAACCCCACCGCCACCGAGCCCGCGCCCGCCCCACGCCCACTGTCCGGGCTCACCGCGGCGACCGTGCCGTGGCCGCTCTCGGCACGCTCCGCACCCGCACTGCGCGACCAGGCGGAACTCCTGAGCGCCCACCTGAGCGAGAACCCCGGAACCCCCCTCGACGGCGTCGGCCGCACCCTGGCCACCGCCCGTGCCGCGCTGGAACACCGCGCCGTACTCCTGGCAGCCGACCGCGACGAGGCCCTCGCCGCCCTGGCCGCCGTGTCCGGCGGGCACCCGGACGCACGTGTGGTGCACGGCGTCACTCTGACGGACGGGACCGAACAGGAACTGGCCGGCCGGGTGGTGTTCGTGTTCCCGGGTCAGGGCTCGCAGTGGCTCGGGATGGGTGCGGGGTTGTGGGAGTCGTCGCCGGTGTTCCGGGAGCGGCTTCAGGAGTGTGACGCGGCGCTGTCTGTGCTGGTGGACTGGTCGGTGACCGATGTGGTGCGGGGTGTGCCGGATGCGGCTTCGCTGGACGATGTGGTGGTTGTTCAGGCGTCGTTGTGGGCGGTGATGGTGTCGCTGGCGGCGGTGTGGCGTTCGGTGGGTGTGGAGCCGGGTGCGGTGATCGGGCATTCGCAGGGCGAGATCGCTGCTGCTGTGGTGGCGGGTGGGTTGTCCGTCGAGGACGGTGCCCGGGTGGTCGTGCTGCGGGCGAGGGCGATCGCGCGGAGCCTGTCGGGCCACGGCGGGATGGTGTCGGTGGCCACGGGTGCGGACCGGGTAAGGGAGTTGATCGCGGGCTGGGGTGAACGTATCTCGATCGCCTCGGTCAACGGCCCCTCGTCGACGGTGGTTTCGGGTGAGCCGGTGGCTTTGGACGAGCTGATGGCTGCCTGCGAGAGCGAAGGGATACGGGCGCGTCGTATCGCGGTGGATTACGCCTCGCACTCGCCGCAGGTGGAGTCGATCCGGGAGCAGGTCACCGACGCCCTCGCGGACGTTGAACCCCGTACCGCGCACGTCCCGTTCTACTCGACGGTGACCGGTTCGGTGATCGACACGAGCGGCCTGGATGCCGGTTATTGGGTGACCAATCTGCGTCAGGAGGTGCGGTTCGACGTCACGGTCCGTGAGTTGCTGGCGGACGGCTTCGGTTACTTCGTGGAATGCAGCCCTCACCCGGTCCTGACCGTCGGCATGCAGGAGACCTTCGACGACGTCGCGGACGTCCAGGCCGTGGCGCTCGGCACCCTCCGCCGCGACGAAGGCGGTCCGGAGCGCTTCTTGACCTCCCTCGCCGAGGGCTACGTGCGCGGCCTGTCCGTCGACTGGAACGCCGTCTTCGCCGGGACAGGTGACGACGAGCCGCTGCTCGACCTGCCGACCTACGCGTTCCAGCGCAGGCGTTACTGGCTCGACGGGGGTGCCGCGTCCGTCACCGACCCGGCCGGTCTCGGGCTCGGTGACAGCGGTCATCCGCTGCTGGGAGCAACGGTCGGGGTGGCGGACGACGAGCGGCTGCTGCTCACCGGGCTGCTCTCCCGCCGGGCCCAGCCCTGGCTGGCCGACCACGCCGTCCATGGCAGGGCGCTGGTCGGCGGCGCCACCGTCGCCGAACTGGCGCTCGCCGCTGCGGTGCAGGCCGGTGCCGACCGCGTGGAGACGCTGGTCGTGGAGGCGGGGCTGCCGCTGCCCGAGGGAGGCGGCGTGCAGGTCCAGTTGTCCGTCGGCGCACCGGACGGCGAGGGGCGGCGCGACCTGGCGCTCTACGCGCGCCCCGGCGACGCGTTGCCCGACACCCCGTGGACCCGGCACGCCCGGGGCACCGTGGCGGCGTCCCCGTCCACGGCCCCTGCCGGGGAGCCGGCCGGTGTGTGGCCGCCCGAGGACGCCGTGCCCGTGGGGACCGGTGAGGTGTACGAGCGGCTGGCTTCCGCCGGGTACGGGTACGGTCCCGCGTTCCAGGGGCTGCGGGCCCTGTGGCGACGGGGCGGGGACCTCTTCGCCGAGGTCGCGCTGACGGAGGAACAGGCGCGGGGCGCGGGCGCGTTCGGTCTGCACCCGGCCCTGCTGGACGCCGCCCTGCACCCCGTGCTGCTCGATCACCTGGACGGCGCCGACCCGGCGGTGCTGCTGCCGGCCGAGTGGCACGGCCTCGCCCTGCACGCGGTGGGCGCCACCTTGCTGCGGGTCCGGATCCGGCCCGCCGGACCCGGCGCCGTGTCGCTGTTCCTCGCCGACGCGGCCGGTGCCCCGGTGGCCTCGGTCGCCGAGGTGCGACTGCGCGGGCACAGCCCCGAGGAGCTGGCCGGTGCCCCGGGGGCGCTCCGGGACGCGCTGTTCCGACTCGAGTGGGCCCCGTTCGACCGGCCGCTCTCCGCGGCCGCCCCCGTCGGCGGGTGGACCGTGGTCGGCCCGGACGAGCTCGGGATCGGCTCGGACGCGGAGCGGGACGCCGAACCGGGTCTCGCCCTCGCCTCGTTCGCGGCGTTTCCGGCGGCCGACCCCGCTGCCGCGCTCGCCCCACGGGTGCACGAGGCGGCCGCGGAGGCCCTCGGCCTGGTGCAGAAATGGCTCGTCGACCAGCGCTCCGAATCCGTCCCTCTGGTGCTGGTGACCAGCGAGGCGGTGGCCGCCGCACCCGGCGACCGGATCACCGACCTCGTCCACGCCCCACTGTGGGGCCTGGTCCGGTCCGCGCAGGCCGAGTACCCGCCCGGCAGGTTCCTCCTGGTGGACGTGGACGACCACGAGGGGTCCCGCACGGCGCTCGCGGCAGCGGCAGCCGCCGCGCTGGAGGCGGGCGAGCCGCAACTGGCCGTGCGGAACGGCACCGTGCTGGTGCCACGCCTGGTGCGCGCGGGGACGGTGGAGGGCGCCGCGGCGCCGTTCCCCGAATCCGGCACCGTGCTGATCACCGGCGGCACCGGAACCTCCGGCGCCCTCGTCGCCCGGCACCTCGTGGCCGCCCACGGGGCGCGGCACCTGCTGCTGGTGTCCCGCCGAGGCCCGGACGCCCCCGGTGCCGGGGCCCTCGCGGAGGAGCTGCGCGGGCTGGGTGCCGACACCGTGGACGTCGTGGCCTGCGACGCGGCCGACCGGGACGCCCTGGCGGACGTCGTCGACTCCGTGCCGGGGAACCGTCCGCTGACCGCAGTGGTGCACGCGGCCGGGGTGCTGGACGACGCCCTCACCGCGTCCCTGACCGCCCCGCAGATGGGACGGGTGCTGCGGCCGAAGGCCGACGCCGCGCTCGTCCTGCACGAACTGACCCGCGACCGCGAACTGTCGGCGTTCGTCCTGTTCTCGTCGGCCGCCGGCACGCTCGGCAACGCCGGACAGGCCAACCTCGCCGCCGCCAACGCCTTCCTCGACGCCCTCGCCGCACGCCGGCGCGCCCTCGGCCTGCCGGCCGTCTCCCTGGCCTGGGGCCCCTGGGCCCTGGGGGAGGACGACGGCAGGGCGGCGGGCGGGGGAGTGCGGCCCTTCTCCCCGGAGGAAGGGCTGGGGCTGCTGGACGCGGCCCTGGCGGACGGCGCCGCCCTCACCGTGCCGGTACGGCTCGACCTCCCGGCGCTCGAGGCCGCCGCGGCCTCGGGGACGCTCCCCGCACCGCTGCGCCGCCTGGTGCGCGTCCCCGCCCGTCGCGCGGCGGCCGCGGGACCGGGCACGGCGGCGGGCACCGGTCTCGCCCGCGGGCTGGCCGTGGTGCCCGAGGCCGAGCGGCGCAGGATCCTGCTCGACCTGGTGCGCACCGAGGTCGCGGCGGTCCTGCGGCACGCGACCGTGGACGACGTGGAGGCCGACCGGGCGTTCAAGGAGCTGGGCTTCGACTCCCTGACCGCCGTGGAGCTGCGCAACCGGCTCGGCGCCGCGACCGGCCTGCGGCTGCCGCCCACGCTGGTCTTCACCTACCCGACCCCCGCGGCCCTGGTGCGTTTCCTGCTCGACGAGATCGCACCGGGGACCGGGGAGGATTCCGCAACCCCCGTCCTCGCCGACCTGGAGCGGCTCGACGCGAGCTTGTCCGGCCTCGCCGCGGACGCCGTCACCCGCGACAGGAT